The genomic DNA GGCCTGCGCAACGACGCGGAGGTGCTGTTCCTGCTCAACGGCCACCGGCTCAACAACTTCTTCGACGGCAAGGCGATGATGAACCTGCCGGTGGAGAACCTGGAGCGCATCGAGGTCATCCGTGGCCCGGGCTCCGCGCTGTACGGCGCCGGCGCGTTCCTGGGCGTGGTCAACATCGTCACCGACACCTCGGACGGAGTCCGCACGGCCGTGTCCGCGGGCGGCTTCCCGGAGAAGGACGACCGGCTGGCCGTCACCGTCAACGGGCACGCCTCCGCGGGGCACACCTTCGGCGACCTGCGCCTGTTCGCGGACGTGGACGTGTGGAACCAGTCCGGCGACGCGAACATCATCGACCACGACGGCCTGGACGACGAGTCCACCTCCCAGGGGCTGCGCTCGGTGGAGGACCCCGCCGGCAAGACGCGCGATGACCGCTTCCTGCTCAACGTGGGCGGCGGCGCGACGTACTCCATGGGCGACGCCGGACGGCTGGCCGCCTCCGTGCGCTACCTCTCCGAGAACCGCACCGCGCTGCTCGGCCTGTTCGACGTCGTGGCCGAGGACTCCGAGCTGAAGTGGAACGTGCTCATGGCGGACGTCCACTGGGAGAAGAACATCGGCTCGTCGGTGCTGCTGCGCGCGCGCGCCGGCTTCGACCAGCAGTCCACGGACCGCCTCTTCCAGATCACCCCTCGCAACTTCCGCACCGGCCCGGACTCGAACCAGCTGTTCGACAACGGCCTGCGGGAACAGACGCAGATTTCGGTGCGCTCGATGACCGGCGGCGTGGACGCGGACATCGTCCTGTCGTCCAACAACCGCCTGTCCGTGGGCGCGGTGGTGGAGCAGCAGTCGCTGGGCGACTACACCTACGAGACGAACTACACGCTGGACGCGCGCGTGCGCCCGGGCGGCTTCACCACGCCCGAGGGCCTGGCGGACCTGCTGGAGCTGGCCGGCGGCGCGGCGTCGCGCAGGCTGACGGTGGGCGCCTTCGCCCAGGACCAGTGGACCGTCATCGCGCCGCTGACGCTCACCTTCGGCGTGCGCGTGGACGCCACGCAGCTGCCCACGGTGGGGACGAGCGGGGACATCACCGGCACCAGCTTCGTGGCGCGCGTGAATCCGCGCGTGGGCCTGGTGTTCTCCGCCACGGACGCGCTGGTGCTCAAGGCCCTGTACGGCCGCGCCTTCCGCGCGCCCACGCTGCAGGAGCTGGTCGAGCGCATCCCCGACACCGACTACAACCAGGGCCGCTTCGAGGGCAACCCGAGCCTGCAGCCCGCCATCGTGGACACCTTCGAGCTGGGCGCGGACCTCATCCAGTCCGCGGGCGAGGCGCGGGTGCGGCTGCGCGCCAACGCGTACCTGGAGCTCTTCTCCTCGCCCATCGTCCCCGTGGACACGTCCGGCAACATCGTCCCGCTGCGCAACCGCGAGCTGGGCGTGCGCGTGTACGGCATCGAGGGCGAGGCCCGCCTGGAGGCCTCCAAGCGCGCCAACGCCTGGTTCAACGCGAGCATCTCCCGCGCGCAGGACATGGAGCTGCCCTCGCAGTCCCGGCTGCTCACCGACACGCCGCAGGCGCGCTTCAACGCGGGCGTGTCCATGCCCATCGGCGCGTGGGTGAACTTCGACGTGGTGGTGCGCACGGGCGCCGAGCGCCGCAACAACAGCCGCTCCGTGCTGGAGCTGGTGCGCCGCTACAAGATTCCCGCCTACAGCCTGGTCACCGCGCAGATTCGCACCGAGCCCATCCTGGACATCTGGGAGGTGTCGCTGGTGGCGCACAACGTCTTCGACCACGACCTTCGCGACGACGTGCCGCGGCCGGACCGCGTCACCGGGAACCTCCCGCGCGAGGGCATGTCCGGCTACCTCACCGTGAGGGCTCACTTCTGATGTCACTGCCCAAGTCCCTCGTCGCCGCGCTCGTGTGCGCCCTGGCCTCGCCCCTGGCCGGGTGCATCTCCTACAACGACTCGTGCCAGCCGCTCGTCGCGGACCCCGACGCCGTCGTCGGCTACCTGGGCCAGGACGTGCTGCTCGACAAGCCCTTCGTCTGGCACGACAACAACGCGCTGGCGCAGGCCGCGGCGGATGCGTTCCGCCACGCGGAGGATGGCTCGGCCCGTCCCGCGGTGCTGGGCGTCATCAACGGCGGCTCCCTGCGCGCGGAGGGCCTGTGCTTCACGCGCCAGGCGCTGCGCAAGGGGCCGCTCACCGACGGCGTGCTCCACGAGGTCATCCTCTTCGAGAACCTCGTGGTCTCCGTGGACCTCACCGAGAAGGAGCTGGTGAGGATGATGGAGAACAGCGTGGGCAGCCTCTACCGGGAAGGGGAGCTCATCGCGTCACCGTCCGGCGCGTTCCTTCACCTGTCCGAGGGCACGACGATGCACGTCAACTGCGCGAGCCCGCGCGGCCAGCGCGTGGAGGCGCTGACGGTGAACGGCCAGCCCGTGCCCCTGCCGCCGCGTGACGACGAGAGCATCCGCTACCGCGTGGCCATGCCCAGCTTCCTGCTCGGAGGCGGCGACGGTTACGGGGAGGCGTTCGGCAACGCGGGCCAGAACCCGGACCGCTTCCCGGTGCAGGCGCGGAAGCTGGGAGGGACGGACGCGAACATCACCTCGGCGTACCTGCGGGAGAGGCATCCCTCACCCGAGCAGTCGCTCACCGAGAAGCCGCGAATCACGTTCTCGAACTGCGCACGACCCGCGCGGCCCGCCGGAGGTTGATTGCCGGGGGCCGTTCGCGGGGCCTTCAGGACTTCGGCTCGTCCGAGCTCGGAGCCGCCGCCACCAGCGGGGTGGTGGCCGCGGGCGTCGCCGCTGGGCTCGCCGCGACGGCGGCGGGACGAGGAGGCGCGCTCAGCACGTCGTTGACCGACGGCATCCGCCGAATCTCGGCGCGCGCCACCTTCCACGCCTGCTGGACGATCCACGACAGCGAACGGTCCTGCCGCGTGGCCTCACGCTGGATTTCCTCCAGCATGTCTTCGGGGAAATAGAGGCTTTGCTTGCGATGGTCGGTGGTGGCCATGCCTGCGCTACTCCTCGCGCGGGTCCGGGTCGCCCGTCACATCGTTGACGGCGGGGAACGACTTGATGCGGTCGCGGGCGATCTTCCACGCCTGCTGGACGACCCAGGAGAGAGAGCGGTCCTGTCGGGTTGCTTCCTCCTGAATCTCCTTCAGCATCTCCTCGGGGAAGTACAGCGACTGCTTGCGCTTGTCGGTGCCTGCCATACTTGAGTCTCCGGGGCGGATTCGAGGTGACGACCTGAACACACCGGTGCCGTTATCCGACAGACGCCCAAGAGGGTCAACGGTTTAGGTCGACTCATTCCGCGCCCGTCGGCTCCCTGTTCGGGCACGTTCAGTGCCGCCTGACGTATCCAGCCGGACGCGAAAAAGGAAACGCCCCGGTCCTCGCGATGGGAGGACCGGGGCGTTTCGGAAAGAGGGACCGCCGGGAGTGGATCTCCCAGCGGTCCCGTGGACCCAGAGGGGGAGGGGGGGGACCCCTAGGTCCAACACCTTGAAAAGTCGACCGTCCCCTCAACAACGTCCGGTGGCGCGCATATTTCCGCTTCCGCGACCGCGCCCATCCGGTGTGACGATCATAAGAACCGACCCCCCTGCCTTCAACCGCGCGCGCCTCTGTAACCCTGTTACCCGACATTCCATTCCGCCCCCGCAGATGTCTCCCACCGGACCCGCGACGCAGTTGCTGAAGAGGACACTGATGGACACGTATGCGCGCCTCGGACTGGAGGGCCGGTCCGTGCTGTGCGCCGTGTCCGGAGGCGCGGATTCGGTGGCCCTGCTCGTGGGCACGGCGAGCGTGCGCGAGCGGCTGCGGCTTCGAGTGGAGGTCTGTACGGTGGACCATGGCGTGCGTCCCGAATCCCGAGCGGAGGCCCTGGCCGTGGGCTCGCTCTGCGAGCAGCTGGGCGTGCCCTGCCACGTGCGATTCCTGGCCTTGCCTCAGGGCCCGGGACTCGAGGCCCGCGCACGGCAGGCGCGCTACGAGGCCCTGGAGGCGGTGCGGCGGGAGCGGGGCCTGTCGGCGGTGGCGACAGCCCACTCGGCGAGCGACCAGGCGGAGACGCTGCTGATGCGGCTGGCGCGGGGCGCGTCGACGCGGGGCGCGGTGGGCATCCATGAGGCGCGAGGCTCGCTGGTGCGGCCGGTGCTCGCGTTGACGCGGACGGAGCTGGTGGCGAGCCTCAAGGAGCAGGGCGTCGGATATGCGACAGACGCGATGAATGATGACCCGGCGTTCCTGCGGGTCCGGGTGCGACAAGACGCGCTGCCGGCCCTGTCGCGCGCGGCGGGCTTCCAGGTGGACGCTAGGCTGGCGTCGTACGCGCGGCTGGCGGCCGAGGACGACGCGCTGCTGAGCGACCTGGCGGACGCGGCGTGGGCGCGCGTGCGACTTGAGGAGGGGGCGCTGGACGCGGTGGCGGTGCGAGCGCTGGAGGTGCCCCTGCGGCGCAGGGTGCTCGAGAGGCTGCTGGCCGGGCACGACGTGGTGGCGGACGCGGCGATGGTGGAGCGCGCGATGCGGGCGGTGGAGCAGGGCGGCTCGGCGACGGTGGGGCGTGGGTTGCGGCTCCGGGCCACGGGCGGGCGGGTGCGCTGCGTGGCGTCCTCGGAGGTGAAGGCGCCTCTGGTGCGGGCCATGGTGCTGACGGGGGAGGGGGCCGGGGGCGTGCTGGAGGGCACGGGGTGGCATTTCCGCGTCGAGCCGCGCGAGCCGCCTCCGGGCATGCACGGGTTGGCGTTGGCGCGCGATGTCCTCTGGCCGCTGACCGTGCGGACGCGCAGGCCCGGAGACCGGGTGCGCGCGGGCGCGAAACAACGCCGGCTGCAGGATGTGTTGGTGGATCTTCGGGTGCCCGCGGAGTCGAGGGATTCGCGGCCGGTGGTGCTGGATGCCGAGGGCACCGTGGTGTGGCTCCCAGGGCTGTGGACACCCCCGTCACGGGCGGAGGTTTCCGGACACTACCTGTGGGCCGCACCCGTGGGTCCGAGCAATCACCAGGACCCTTCGTTATAGAGTGGAATGAGTGTTGTCGGGGGTTGGCCGTGCCCCCTAAATAGTTGAGGGCTTTTTGCTGTTGCTGATACGGTCCGACGACTGGGAAGTCGCCTGGTGTCGGGCAAATGATTGAAAAGGCTGGGTTTCTCCCGGCACGGCCCTCACCCGCCGAGTACCGAAAGGGCAGCTGACACGTGCGTTCGACCTACAAGACCATCGGGCTCTGGGTCATCCTGATCGTCCTCTTCGTCGCCTTCTACAACTTCTTCTCCCAGGGCAACGACCAGGTCCAGGAGCCCTCCTTCACCCAGCTGTTGTCGAAGGTGGAGGAGAAGAAGGTCAAGGAAGTGGCGGTCAAGGGCAACACCTACTCCGGCAAGTTCGTGGACACGAGCGAGCGGTTCCGCACCACGGGCCCCGCGCCGGACGCGGCCATGCTCAACCAGCTCCGCAACAACGGAGTGGACGTCAAGTACGAGCGGGAGGAGCAGAACAGCCTCTGGCTGACCATCCTCGGGCAGTGGATGCCCGTCGTCTTCCTGTTCCTCTTCTTCATCTTCTTCATGCGTCAGCTGCAGGGCGGCAGTGGCAAGGCGATGACCTTCGGGAAGTCGAAGGCCAAGCTGCTCAGCGAGAGCCACAACAAGGTCACCTTCGCCGACGTGGCCGGCGTGGACGAGTGCAAGGAAGAGCTCGAGGAGATCGTCGCCTTCCTGAAGGACCCCAAGAAGTTCACCAAGCTCGGCGGCCGCATTCCCAAGGGCGTGCTGATGATGGGTCCTCCGGGCACGGGCAAGACGCTGCTCGCTCGCGCGGTGGCCGGTGAAGCGGGCGTGCCGTTCTTCTCCATCTCAGGCTCGGACTTCGTGGAGATGTTCGTGGGCGTCGGCGCCAGCCGCGTCCGCGACCTGTTCGAGCAGGGCAAGAAGAACGCCCCCTGCATCATCTTCATCGACGAGATCGACGCCGTGGGTCGTCACCGTGGCGCGGGTCTGGGCGGCGGTCACGACGAGCGTGAGCAGACGCTCAACCAGCTGCTCGTGGAGATGGACGGCTTCGAGTCCAACGATGGCGTCATCCTCATCGCCGCGACGAACCGTCCGGACGTGTTGGACCCCGCGCTGCAGCGTCCGGGTCGCTTCGACCGCCGCATCGTGGTGCCGAGGCCGGACCTGAAGGGTCGCCTGGGCGTGCTGAAGGTGCACACCCGCCGCGTGCCGCTGGCGCCCGAGGTGGACCTGGAGGTCATCGCTCGCGGTACGCCGGGCATGACGGGCGCGGACCTGGAGAACCTGGTGAACGAGTCGGCGCTGATGGCCGCGCGGCAGAACAAGGAGCGCGTGGACCTGAGCGACTTCGAGGCCGCCAAGGACAAGGTCTTCATGGGCCCCGAGCGGCGCTCGATGATCATGACCGAGAAGGAGAAGAAGAACACCGCGGTGCACGAGGCGGGGCACGCGCTGCTCGCCAAGCTGCTGCCGGGGTGCGACCCCCTCCACAAGGTCACCATCATCCCGCGTGGACAGGCGCTCGGCGTGACGTGGAGCCTGCCGACCGAGGACAAGGTCAACGGCTACAAGAAGCAGATGCTGGACCAGATCTCCATGGCCATGGGTGGCCGCATCGCCGAGGAGCTGCTCTTCAACGAGATGAGCAGCGGCGCGGCGAACGACATCGAGCGGGCGACGGAGACGGCGCGCGCCATGGTGTGCCGCTGGGGCATGAGCGAGAAGCTGGGGCCCCTCGCGTTCGGCAAGAGCGACGGTGAGGTGTTCCTGGGCCGCGACTTCAACTCGTCCAAGGACTACTCCGAGGACACGGCGCGGCAGATCGACTCCGAGGTCCGCAGCATCGTCGTCGGCTGCTACGAGCGGGGCCGCAACCTCCTCACGGAGAACCTGGAGGCGCTCAAGCGCGTCTCCGACGCCCTGGTGGAGTACGAGACGCTCGACGCCGAGGACGTGAACATCCTCCTGCAGGGTGGCCAGCTCACCCGTGAGCGTCCGCCCCCGCGCGTGAATGCTCCGCCGAAGGCGACGGAGAAGAAGGACAAGCGGAAGATCCTCGACGCACTCGAGGGCCTGCCGAAGATGGAGCCGAACAAGGCGTAGTCCCAGTCGCCGCCACGCGGCGCTGAACGAAGGCCCTTCCCACCCCGGGGAGGGCCTTTTCGTTTGTCGGGGCACGGTGGGGCGCATGGGGGCGGCCCTCAGGGGGCTCGCGTACCGGGGCGCTGGACCGGGACGCCAGGATGGCCGGACCCAAGCCCGCCGACATGGCGCCCTCCATCGGGCGCAGGAGCGCGGCGAGGCCGCTCTGGGTCTTCGCCGTCACGCGGGCCTCGCATTCGGTGCCGCTCGGGTGTGCGCGAGCGGGTAGGGTGGTCGAGGGCCGCCATCGGCCCGTTCCGCTTCTCGCAGGAGCCCTCGCCCATGATTCGCGCCCGCCCCATCAGCGTCGACCGTCCGGAGGACCTGACGCTGGCCTTGCGTCGCATGGGGTTGCCCACGCCCGCGCGCGAGTACCTGCTGGAGAAGCTGCCGCATGGGCAGTGGCTGCTCACCGGCGTGTCGAAGCAGGTCGGCCAGTTCCTCCACGGCCTGGGCGAGCGCTCGAACGCGCCGGGTCGCGAGGAGTTCCCTTCCTGGGTGTCGGGCGACATTCGCACCCGCGCGGGCGCGGGCCTGTTGTCCGGGCGTCGGGAGCAACTCGAGCGGCTCGTCGCGCTCGCCCGCGCGGAAGGGGGCGAGCTCGTCGCGCTGGTGGGCGCGTTGGACCGGGCCCTGGGGCTTCACGTGGCGCCGACGCCGCTGGTGCTCGGCGAGCGCACCTTCGAGTGGGGCTCGCGCACCTATGTCATGGGCGTGGTGAACGTGACGCCGGACAGCTTCTCCGATGGGGGCCGCTATCAGG from Myxococcus guangdongensis includes the following:
- a CDS encoding TonB-dependent receptor plug domain-containing protein, whose product is MKNTLARATLLSFVLFLAVPVRAEEPSLLHSAPARAEANVPLRLDGTLVEGARILEMQVRYRGPGEPFARVPMERQYGDLYRAVIPPEHMVPPGIEYYVEGLTADGERIAIFQSASRPARVFVAGEAPASARKPGASEPPALATVDERPSVTRPPPPSTNERSRPSASSEDDSMAALTADLNEGVPPPTPKTSRDSRGSSTPPPKGSSPTSRDSSRASRDTTSTSRDAPTRESQPSREPPPSRDAVTSREPGVTRESPSRESVSTRDTSRDTGSSRGEPVSSQRTELEDDLALYSAEDTLALATRHEEKVRKVPAIGASFNREQISVLGARTVADVLDVVPGLTVSRDVQGFHRTAVRGLRNDAEVLFLLNGHRLNNFFDGKAMMNLPVENLERIEVIRGPGSALYGAGAFLGVVNIVTDTSDGVRTAVSAGGFPEKDDRLAVTVNGHASAGHTFGDLRLFADVDVWNQSGDANIIDHDGLDDESTSQGLRSVEDPAGKTRDDRFLLNVGGGATYSMGDAGRLAASVRYLSENRTALLGLFDVVAEDSELKWNVLMADVHWEKNIGSSVLLRARAGFDQQSTDRLFQITPRNFRTGPDSNQLFDNGLREQTQISVRSMTGGVDADIVLSSNNRLSVGAVVEQQSLGDYTYETNYTLDARVRPGGFTTPEGLADLLELAGGAASRRLTVGAFAQDQWTVIAPLTLTFGVRVDATQLPTVGTSGDITGTSFVARVNPRVGLVFSATDALVLKALYGRAFRAPTLQELVERIPDTDYNQGRFEGNPSLQPAIVDTFELGADLIQSAGEARVRLRANAYLELFSSPIVPVDTSGNIVPLRNRELGVRVYGIEGEARLEASKRANAWFNASISRAQDMELPSQSRLLTDTPQARFNAGVSMPIGAWVNFDVVVRTGAERRNNSRSVLELVRRYKIPAYSLVTAQIRTEPILDIWEVSLVAHNVFDHDLRDDVPRPDRVTGNLPREGMSGYLTVRAHF
- a CDS encoding 5'-nucleotidase C-terminal domain-containing protein; the encoded protein is MSLPKSLVAALVCALASPLAGCISYNDSCQPLVADPDAVVGYLGQDVLLDKPFVWHDNNALAQAAADAFRHAEDGSARPAVLGVINGGSLRAEGLCFTRQALRKGPLTDGVLHEVILFENLVVSVDLTEKELVRMMENSVGSLYREGELIASPSGAFLHLSEGTTMHVNCASPRGQRVEALTVNGQPVPLPPRDDESIRYRVAMPSFLLGGGDGYGEAFGNAGQNPDRFPVQARKLGGTDANITSAYLRERHPSPEQSLTEKPRITFSNCARPARPAGG
- a CDS encoding TIGR04563 family protein; translated protein: MATTDHRKQSLYFPEDMLEEIQREATRQDRSLSWIVQQAWKVARAEIRRMPSVNDVLSAPPRPAAVAASPAATPAATTPLVAAAPSSDEPKS
- a CDS encoding TIGR04563 family protein; translation: MAGTDKRKQSLYFPEEMLKEIQEEATRQDRSLSWVVQQAWKIARDRIKSFPAVNDVTGDPDPREE
- the tilS gene encoding tRNA lysidine(34) synthetase TilS, encoding MDTYARLGLEGRSVLCAVSGGADSVALLVGTASVRERLRLRVEVCTVDHGVRPESRAEALAVGSLCEQLGVPCHVRFLALPQGPGLEARARQARYEALEAVRRERGLSAVATAHSASDQAETLLMRLARGASTRGAVGIHEARGSLVRPVLALTRTELVASLKEQGVGYATDAMNDDPAFLRVRVRQDALPALSRAAGFQVDARLASYARLAAEDDALLSDLADAAWARVRLEEGALDAVAVRALEVPLRRRVLERLLAGHDVVADAAMVERAMRAVEQGGSATVGRGLRLRATGGRVRCVASSEVKAPLVRAMVLTGEGAGGVLEGTGWHFRVEPREPPPGMHGLALARDVLWPLTVRTRRPGDRVRAGAKQRRLQDVLVDLRVPAESRDSRPVVLDAEGTVVWLPGLWTPPSRAEVSGHYLWAAPVGPSNHQDPSL
- the ftsH gene encoding ATP-dependent zinc metalloprotease FtsH, whose amino-acid sequence is MRSTYKTIGLWVILIVLFVAFYNFFSQGNDQVQEPSFTQLLSKVEEKKVKEVAVKGNTYSGKFVDTSERFRTTGPAPDAAMLNQLRNNGVDVKYEREEQNSLWLTILGQWMPVVFLFLFFIFFMRQLQGGSGKAMTFGKSKAKLLSESHNKVTFADVAGVDECKEELEEIVAFLKDPKKFTKLGGRIPKGVLMMGPPGTGKTLLARAVAGEAGVPFFSISGSDFVEMFVGVGASRVRDLFEQGKKNAPCIIFIDEIDAVGRHRGAGLGGGHDEREQTLNQLLVEMDGFESNDGVILIAATNRPDVLDPALQRPGRFDRRIVVPRPDLKGRLGVLKVHTRRVPLAPEVDLEVIARGTPGMTGADLENLVNESALMAARQNKERVDLSDFEAAKDKVFMGPERRSMIMTEKEKKNTAVHEAGHALLAKLLPGCDPLHKVTIIPRGQALGVTWSLPTEDKVNGYKKQMLDQISMAMGGRIAEELLFNEMSSGAANDIERATETARAMVCRWGMSEKLGPLAFGKSDGEVFLGRDFNSSKDYSEDTARQIDSEVRSIVVGCYERGRNLLTENLEALKRVSDALVEYETLDAEDVNILLQGGQLTRERPPPRVNAPPKATEKKDKRKILDALEGLPKMEPNKA